GTGCTATGAGATTTTTTGGTATATTGCCTTGAAGATTGTTATAACTGAGGTATAAATTTGAGAGCTGTGGAAGTTTTCCTAAGCTTGACGGTATGGGGCCATAGAATTGATTATCTGCTAGAGACAGCTCTGTCAACTTTGAAAAATTACCAATGGAATCTGGAATGTGCCCACTGAAGTGGTTGCTCTGAATGTATAAACCCTCCAAGTTAACCATATTTTCAATCCATCCACCAATGACACCTGTAAAGCTGTTGTTCTGTAAATCTAATTTATTTAGCTTATGAAAGTTTCCTATGCTCGATGGGACTAATCCGTATAGCATGTTGCTTCCAAGCGTGAGGTACTCAAGATTGGAGGAAAGGTTGCCAACTGAATCTGGTAGTACTCCCTGCAGCAGATTTCCATAGAGTGAAAGCCTCACTAGACGAGTGCAGTTGGTTAATGCGTCTAGAAATTCCCAGCTTTGGCTATCGTTTGCTTCAAGATTGTTATCATTGAGACCTAGCGTTCTGAGCATCTGAAGTTTACCAAGAGAAGGAGGGATTCTGCCTGTAAAGCCATAGTTGTACTCCAATTCTATCGACTGCAGCGCTGATGCATTTCCTAGTGATTCCGGGATGTGACCTCCCAGCATGTTGCCACCCAAGTAAAGGAGCCGGAGGCTAGGGAGGAAGTCCCCAATCCTAGGTGGCAGTGGACCATGAAGCAAATTCACTGGCATGGCCAATTGTCGCAGAGAAGAGAGATTCATGAGTGCTTCTGGGATTCTACCTGACAGCCTATTTCCACCAAGTAGCAAGTCTGTCATGTTGGATAGCTTCCCAAGCTCCTCGGGGATGCTTCCATGGAGCtggttggcttgaagaatgacGTGTTGTAAGGATGTGATGTTACCTAGGTCAGGAGGAAGGGCCCCCGTGAGCTTGTTAGAGTGAAGCCACAGTTTTTGCAGGCTGGAGAGGAGGGCTAATTTCTTGGGAATTTCTCCCACAAGCAGGTTCCCTGCAAGGTACAGTCCACGCAAGCTGGAGCAATTCGTGACTGAGTCCGGGATGCTTCCCTGTAAGGAGTTGTAGTTCAGGTCAAGGAACTCGAGCTTGCGCAGGTAGCCGAGATCAGGAGGTATCTGCCCGGAGAACCTGTTCGTGGAGAGGTTAAGGTAGGCAAGGTACGACATGTTCCCAAGGGAAGGAGAGATCTGACCATCCAAAGCCTGCCCGGACAGGTTCAGCGCCACGACGCGCTCCTGATGGCGCGCCCGGCCACACACCACGCCCTCCCAGCTGCAGAGATGGACGCTGGAGTTCCATGAGCTCAGGGCCCCTCTCGGATCGCTCCTGATCGCGCGCTTGAAATCAAGGAGGGAGGCGAGGTCGTCCGTGCAGCTGATGGTTCCAGTTCCACAGGACAAGAGCAAGATTACCGTGGCCCACGGCATGAGCATGCCAGGTTCCATGTGTTGCTTAGCCATAGCAGCCACGGTAAGGTCTTTGTTCTCTACTTCCTGTATGAAGAAGAACGTCAACAAGCATGTCGGAGAAGAAAATCACATCACATACTGCGTTCGCTTTTGCACGAAGTAATACCAAGAAAAGGTAAAGGGGAAAAATAAGACAGAATAAAAGCAAAGAATTGAAGTGTACCTTGTGCCTGTGCATGGCGCCTGAGTTTCGGCTCAAATAGGCAAGCTTAGTAAGAACTGAGATTGAAACAAGGCAACTGAAGTGCATGTTAGGTTTGTTTGATTTCGGCTGATTTAATAGTATAGAGAGAATAAGTTGAAATAAGCCGGAATAAGTTGAAAACAGCCAAGCCGAACAGAGAGACCAGGGAAAGAGAAGAAGCAGACAACCATGCTGCCACAGTTTATCTGAGGACTGAAAGCAACGGAGCAGAACCAGGCCCGTCTTGTACTGGATGCGAGTTGCAGAATTCGATAGGTCTAGACAAGTATGAAAGGGCATTGCATCAAAGACGTTTCATTTGCCACGCTCTAATGACATCTTTGTCACTCTTATCCGGCAGGTCTTTAGATTTTTGTtggaaaaatacaaaccaaaCCCGGGTCCACAAATGAACAATTACCATTAATTAAGTGTGACTTGCGTACCCACCGGCTATGGGGCTAGTGATAAAGAGACAACGGTGGATGGCGTCCAACATGACAAAGTCTAAAGTACTCTCTTTTTATGTCAAAATGGCAGAGACTTTTGCATggtgttattattattattattattagaaaggagaaacaaaagaacaaagaaaagaaagaagtcaGAAATGGTAGATAAAATGCCAACCCCGCTGCCGCCAGGGCTAGGAGTCACGTGTGTGACTAACAATCAACGTGTCACAtacttatatttttcaaaaccgTATATCCAAAATAAAATCCGACTCCACCAGTACCATTGTGTTCCTTGCGATGAAATCTTAAAAACAATCTCACACTTGGATGTTTTTGTGTGGAATATTTTTCCGAATGCCGAAACAATTTGTttaaagttgaaacaattgttccagcaatTTAAAAACTATTCTGCCTTATGTGATGGTTTTACTGTTAGTCACACGTATGACTCATAATATTTCCGCTTGCCGCTCATGCCCTCACTAGTTCGACCAAAAAAGTAATTCCATTGGAACACCGGCCAACTAACGACACCCGCACATGGGGCTCCTGCCAACTATTCCCtcttgttgacaccgttttttgacacgtgtcaaggaatgCGATTTTAATGAAggaaaggtggccgatttgAAAGAAATCAAAAGATGTACAAGGTTGGAATCGGTCGATAGAGCCCGTCCGATGGATCAGAGgaatatgctttgaagatgctgatccgctcACTCTGGTGCTCAGCCGATAGAAGTTGCTGATGAAGTCAGGCGGAAAAAAGGAAACCCGAGTTCTACAAGGATTCTGGCGagtcggttgtaatattttagtaTAATTTAGATTAGAAAGTCTTTTCTTtgtagtcaagtaatgtttgtcgtaatcggctaggacttgatagcgctaggctatttATATCatttgtaagggaccggaaaaacatAATACatatccaatacaacaaaactttacaactccctttgcactttttcgacgacttcgccttttttgttctcttttcgacgagttctttcaagttgatcaaggacgcctcacattcgagcgacttaatttgctggtgagtttttgttttaccgagtatatctgagttttagctaccgggcgtatcgctgtggcttcgttcagatctattcaaaagttatcgagtttatctaggttttgatctcgggcgcatcgctgttttctcatctagatttattcacaaattatcgatatcggcaaGATTTGTAGgcttttcctatgctttttggctattatcatatatatttgctaaaaacatattagagcggctttaggttttgcagtaacacttttATTATCTCAAAAACCgatttagatttgtttttggtttgcatcatctgagttacacattcgtaacttagatcttgtcatataCATACAATCGGTTGTCTTAAGCCaattttgtcgtttagtgcatcggctgatcttGCCGATACGCTCGTTTATTACACACTCGCATTTAATATCCTTTTGTcgtcttctgtatcggcagagcctgcCAATACGcttgtgtgagagatattcgaaattccagccgatacactctcgaatttgattttattttatCCCTTGCCAATTACAGGTCAGATTGAATGgtacgcttggttgacttttcggagtttggcgaacacttgtcctcggattccagtgtgttgatttttgcgtcaacatatcttttggcacgctcggtggggccgaaagcttcaacatggtggaactcaCTGATAAATCtgaagacaatgaagaaaaCCACATGTCTGTTTctgaagacaagctcaaagaagaacaaaggaaGGAGTATGAGGAGCTGGTGGAGAAGTTTAAAcatgaatgcctcaagtcgtacagtgttgttgtcggtcaaaacccaccggcgagtagcgacaggcaacacgaagagccgggaggctgccggggcgctggctggcaccggtcccttggtcaacggcccagatcctggcacacaccgatgcttccggagatgcagggcgtgccacctgacctatacccgatcaggaaggtgcaaacgtgctttcgacgatttgcctacatgcacaaacacgtgtaaacattagtctgagccgtggtcggctccccgggacgactcttgcatcggctttaaagagccga
This window of the Panicum virgatum strain AP13 chromosome 1K, P.virgatum_v5, whole genome shotgun sequence genome carries:
- the LOC120685138 gene encoding receptor kinase-like protein Xa21 isoform X1, producing the protein MHFSCLVSISVLTKLAYLSRNSGAMHRHKEVENKDLTVAAMAKQHMEPGMLMPWATVILLLSCGTGTISCTDDLASLLDFKRAIRSDPRGALSSWNSSVHLCSWEGVVCGRARHQERVVALNLSGQALDGQISPSLGNMSYLAYLNLSTNRFSGQIPPDLGYLRKLEFLDLNYNSLQGSIPDSVTNCSSLRGLYLAGNLLVGEIPKKLALLSSLQKLWLHSNKLTGALPPDLGNITSLQHVILQANQLHGSIPEELGKLSNMTDLLLGGNRLSGRIPEALMNLSSLRQLAMPVNLLHGPLPPRIGDFLPSLRLLYLGGNMLGGHIPESLGNASALQSIELEYNYGFTGRIPPSLGKLQMLRTLGLNDNNLEANDSQSWEFLDALTNCTRLVRLSLYGNLLQGVLPDSVGNLSSNLEYLTLGSNMLYGLVPSSIGNFHKLNKLDLQNNSFTGVIGGWIENMVNLEGLYIQSNHFSGHIPDSIGNFSKLTELSLADNQFYGPIPSSLGKLPQLSNLYLSYNNLQGNIPKNLIAPTVVECSLSNNNLQGQIPDVGNLQQINYLDLSSNKLTGEIPLSLGTCQQLQTVRMDLNLLSGSIPMSFGNLNSLTMLNLSHNNLSGLIPITLSKLLLLTELDLSHNHLEGEVPTKGVFKNTTALSLEGNWQLCGGVLELHMPPCPNATQRRTGWRHYLVRILTPILGIVSIALLIYFIISRKKVSKAHSSLSFSDETFPKVSYKDLAQATENFSESNLVGRGSHGSVYKGMLKTPEPVVVAVKVIDLAMEETDRSFMSECQALRNIRHRNLLPILTVCSTIDNKGNVFKALVYRFMLNGSLDSWLHPPVYGHTVNNLNLSQRLKIAVDIADALQYIHHDCESPIIHCDLKPSNILLDDDMTAHLGDFGIARFHLETKSQSAGDSRSTGTVSLKGTIGYIAPEYAGGSYLSTSGDVYSFGVVLMEMLTGKRPTDPLFCNGLSIINFCETNFPDQILETVDADLLEEYQDRARAIPEKENGVLQCLLALVKVALSCTCQAPGDRMNMREAAAELHEIRLSSCIIGGGCYV